Genomic window (Haloarcula limicola):
GGAGTACGTCTACGGTCTCCTCGACAACGGAGCCGACGGCTCGGCGCTGACGACGGCCGAGGGCGACGAGATCGCCTATCACAGCCACTGTCAACAGCGAACCCTCGGACTGGAGGCCCACACCGTCGCCGTGCTGGAGGAGTGTGGCTACAACGTTGTCACCTCGGACGTGGAGTGCTGCGGGATGGCCGGCAGTTTCGGCTACAAGGGCGACTACTACGAAGTCAGCATGGACGTCGGCGACCGCCTGCGCGGACAGCTCCAGGCCGAGGGCGTCCGCGACCGCCCGGTCGTCGCCAGCGGCACCTCCTGTCTCGAACAGATAGATTCGCTCCTCGAACGGCAACCCCGTCATCCGGTCGAACTGCTCGTAGACTGACGCGGCCGGTCGCCCGCTCAGGCTACGACAGTCCGACGTGTTCCCGGAACGCCCGTTCGGTGATCCACGCTCGGTCTTTCTCGGATAGCGAGTCCACTTGTCGGAGCCAGTTGTACGCTTCCGGATAGCTGGCGACGTCGCTGACGTTCGGGTAGTCCGACCCCCAGATCACGCGCTCGCGGCCGAACGTATCGAGGAACCACCGGACGTGGTCGTGCATGTCCGCGTAGGGGAACGAAGTCTCGGACATGTGGGGGATCTCCGAGACTTTCACCGCGACGTTCTCGTAGGACGCGAGGTCCGCAAACTGGGCGAACGTCCTCTCGTCGGTCGGCGTCTCCGGCCCCGCGTGCGCGAAGTGGTCGAAGAGGTAGGTGAGGTCGGGGTAGGTCTCGACGAGGTCGAGCGCCTGATCCAGTTGGCCGTGGTCACAGAGAATCTGGACGGCGGCGTCCGTCTCGACGGCGGCCTCCCAGAACTCGGTCTCCTCGACGGCGTCCCGCAGCCACGTCACGTCCGGGTCGAACGTCTCCCACATCCGGTCGTAGGGGCAGGCCGCGCCGAGGCGGAAGCCGAGGACGCCGTCGGTCGCCATGCACTCTCGGAGATGGTCGACCGCGTCGTCGGCGAACGGGTCCAGCATCACGATACCGTGCAGGCGGTCGTATTCGGCCGCCACCCGTCGGGTGTACCAGTTGTCCGTCCAGTCGCAGATGGGGTAGCCGACGACGACCGCCTCGTCGACGCCGTTCCGGTCCATGTCGGCGAGGAGTCGGTCGGCCGTGTAGACGGTGTGTACGTCGAACTCGTCGACGAGATCCAGCAGCGGCCCGTTCACCCAGGGGTGGTCGTCGCTCGCCGCGCCCCAGGCGTGGGTGTGGGTATCGAGCATACGCGAGGTGTCGCCGGGCACCGCCCTAAATCTTACCCGTAGAGCTAAGGACCGTCCCGGCGAAACGCACGTCGTATGGAGCGAATAGCGTTCCACCTCCGCATCGAGGAGGGGAAACGAGAGGCGTATCGAGCGGAACACCAGGACGTACCGGAGGCGCTCGAATCGGCGTATCTCGACTCCGACGCCGGCCTGGAGACCTACAGCGTCTTCGAGAACGACGGGCACGTCTTCGGTTACATGGAGGTCGAAGACCCCGAGGCGATCAGGGCGGTCATGGAAGAGAGCGACGCGCAGGCCGACTGGGCCGAGGTGATGGAGCCCATCGTCGCCGACGAGGGGAGCCAGTGGATGGACGAGGTCTACCGGATGATCTGATTCACCCCTTCAGATACCCGCCGTCGACGGCGATGGACTCGCCGGTTATCCACTCGCCTTCGTCGGAGAGGAGTAACACGGCGACGTGGCCGATCTCTTCCGGTTGGGCTGGTCTATCGAGGATATGTGTCGAGAGCGAGTCGCGCATGACCTCTTCCGGCGTCTGTCCGCTCTGGTCGGCCTTCTCTTCGAGCCACTCCTCGACCATCGGCGTCTCGACCGTCCCCGGTTTGATGGCGTTGGCCGTGATGCCGTGGTCGCTGAGTTCCTTTGCCAGTACCGTGGTCAGCGTGAGCACCGCCGCCTTCGACGCGCCGTACGCTCCCTGTCCCCGGAACGGCCGTTCCGCGCCCACCGACGAGACGTTCACGATGCTCCCCTCGACGCCGTCGGCGATCATCTGTTCGGCGACGTGCTTCGCGACGAGGAACGTCCCTCTGGCGTTGACCGCGAAGTGCCGGTCCCACTCCTCCGCGCTCGTCTCCAGTAGCGAGACCGACCGCTGGATGCCGGCGTTGTTGACCAGTCCGTGAATCGCGCCCAGCTCCGAAACCGCCGTCTCGACGCCGGCAGCGACGGACGCTTCCTCGGAGACGTCGACGTCGATAACGGCCGCTTTCCCGCCTGCTTTTTCCACGAGTGTCGCCGTCTCTGTCGCCGTCTCGGGCCGCGTATCGAAGATCGAGACGTTCGCACCGGCGCGGGCACACCGCTGAGCGATACCCCGGCCGATTCCCTGTGCGGCACCGGTGACGACGATGTGCCGGCCCGCGAGCCGCGAGTCCGAGTGCTCCGCTACGTCCGACTGCATATCTCCCTGCATAGCGTCTCCAAAGCAGACCGTCGAGTTAAGCATAGGGGGTCGTAGCAGCAACGGCGTCGGTATCAGTTTGTCCGGTAATACCGGAATATCTTGCAGGCGCTCTGCACTGTCGTCAGTTCGGTGAAGTCCGAGACCGCGTTCGACGGGGTCGGTGACTCGGTCGGCCCATCTGATCGAGTCACTGAACAGATGTCTGAGCTCGTTCCGGGAGAAGAATAATAAATATATAGCTATAAAAAATCGTAGAATACGCGGTTCCGGTGATACCGGACGACGCTGCTGTTCGGAACGACGCGAACGCGGTCCCGAGAAAGCAGAGGCCCGGAGATGTGGGTTCGACCCGCGACTGGCCGAGCCGGATGACCGGGCGGCGACCTATCGTTCGAAGATACTTCAGACGCTCTTGTCAGCCCAGAGACGCTCTACCGCGCTCGAACGACGAGCGGTGGATTCACAGATACGCCTCCCTGCTCGAACGGTAATCGGCCGGCGACCGATCGCGGCGTCACACTTTCCGGTATGTTCGGACGGATTCCACTTCCCTCCCCTTTCTCGGAAGCGGTTCTCGGGAGCGTCGCCTGGTAGCCCGCAGATAGAGAGTAACCGCGAGCTTCAGATAACAAACGTACCCGAGTTATCTATATGCCGCGATACTGGATCCGAGCCCCCTCATCGTGGATATTTCGACCGCTCTCGAACAGACGACTCGGCTCGTTGCTCCTCGGCGGTTGAAGAGCTATAGTGACGACCCGGTCAGTTTCTCTCGACGCCCGTGTAGCGATCGAACAAATGGCGGGGGAAGCCGGACACGGATACTGTCTGCAGTCGATATAGAAATCACCCGGGAGGCGTTATACGGCGTCGCTTAGGGGTGCCTCTGCGGAAATCGTCTATTGGGAATCGAATCTCGGCGTGTCTCGTCGAGCGGGCTCGGTAACAGGGAGACGAGCTTCCGGTAGCACCGGATACCCTTTCGGTTTCTCTCTTCTGTTTGCTGAGCCCTTCCTCCAATCGCTGTTGCGCGTGCCGGTCCGCTCGTTTCCGTGAATTAGATAATAACTGTACTTGCGTTATTGCATTCGCGGGCCACGCTGAACTCTCAGCCATTCGTCCTCGATAAGAGTTAGTGAGACACCGGAAGAGCGGACGTAGCGAACGGCGGTATCACTCGCTCGCGATCAGTGTATGAGTTGCAGCCACTTACTGGTAGCCATTCTAACTTTTGTTTAGCTATACTGAATCATTCTATCCTGATATAGAACAACCGTCGATAGATGGTGGACTAAGACGTATTTTGATCCGCACTACAGTATTACTAGCTGCCTTTTCACCGATACTGAGGTCCTATGCAGATCTACTACTTCCCGTAGCAGCGATACTCACGTGTAAGTGATGTTCAGTTCGATCACGTTCGCGACGCTCTTGAGCTTGGCCGGCAACTCCTCTCGGAATCGCTCGTCCTGAAACCGGCTCGTCGGGCCGGAGACGCTGATCGCGCCCTCGACCGTGTCGTTGTTGTTGACGATCGGGACCGCCACACAGCGGAGTCCCTTGACGCGGGCCTCGTCGTCGAAGGCGACGCCCTCCTCGCGGACGCGTTCGAGATGGGAGAACAGTTCCTCCCGATCGGTGATCGTGTTCTCCGTCGTCGCCGGCATGCCGTGCCGGTCGAGTATCTCCTCGATCCGCTCTCGGGGGAGGTGCGCGAGGATCGCGTTCCCGAGACCGGTGTTGTGGAGGTAGACCCGCTGTCCGATGTACGAGTCGGTCTTCACGGCGTCGACGCCGTGGGCGCGGTGGAGATAGACGCCTCTCCCGTGCTGTTCGACGAGCAGGTTCGCCAGTTCGCCGGTCTCCTCGGCCAGTTCGGTCACCTCTTCTCTGGCGATGTCGTAGAGACGCTGCCGGTGACGAGCGTGTCCACCGAGGTCGAGAAGCCGCAGTCCGACCTCGTAGGTGTTCCCGTTCTTCACGACGTAGCCGTCCGCCTCCAGCGTCGTGAGGTAGTTGTGCAGACTGCTCTTCGAGAGGTCGAAGGCGTCGGTGAGCTCCGTGACGGTCGCTTCGTTTCGCTCTTTCAACTCCTCCAGAATCTCGAAGGTGGTACGGGCGGTCTTGACGGCGTTACTGTTCTGTCGGTCGGCCATATCCCCGATGAGTACGTCCGCCCTGATAAATCTACGCCAGCCATGCCAAACTCGGATTCAGTAATACTGGACGGATCTCCGGAGACGCGCGGTCCGGAAGTGCTTTGCGCGACTCACTACTGGGACATCGACACCGGATATGTGCTATCAGATCACTGATTACGGCGATATCGACGGGGAGGACGCCACCTGCGCGTTCCGAGCGGCGGTCGACGCCTGTGCCGACGACGGCGGCGGAACGGTCCGCGTGCCCCCCGGCGAGTACGAGACGGGGTCCGTCTCGCTCGCGGACGACGTCACCGTCTCGATCGCTCCGGGCGCGACCGTTCGCGCCAGTTCGGACGAAGCGGACTATCAGTGCCCGGACGAGTACGTCGGTCCCGACGGCGAGCGACCGCTCTTTCTCGCTCGCGACTGCGCGAACGTCTCGATAACGGGCGGTGGCACGGTCGACGGACGTGGCACGGATATCACGAAGATGGACGAATCCATTCGACAGCACTCCGGACAGTCCTCGGCGTCCCCGCTCGTCAGCGACGGCGAGCATCGGGCGCGACAGGGCGAGGCCTTCCTCGACCCCGCCGATGGGACCGAGGAGTGGCCGGTGGCGAAACCCGCGTTTCGGCCGGGTCCGGTGCTCTGTTTCGACGGCTGCCGGGACGTCGCGGTCAGCGACGTCACCCTCCGAGACATGCCGGCGTGGACCCTCACCCTCCGGAACTGCGAATCGGTCACGGTCGCCGGCGTCACCGTCGACAACCATATGCGGATACCGAACTGCGACGGGATCTCCGTCGAGGGGTCGCGCGACGTCCGCGTCTCGGACTGCTCGATACGGGCCTGCGACGACGCGATCACGCTGAAGGCGAAGGATGCAGGCCAGCCCTGCGAGGCGGTCACCGTGACGAACTGTACGCTCGCATCTCGGGCCTGTGCCGTCAAGATCGGATCCGAAACGAGCGGCTCCATCCGTGACTGCACGGTCGCCAACTGCCTCGTGCGCGACTCGAACCGTGGGCTCGGTATCCAGCACCGCGACGGCGGTGACGTAGAGCGAATCCGGTTTGCCGACGTCACGGTCGAGACGCGCCTCTTCGAGGGGCCGTGGTGGGGGAAGGCGGAACCGATCTACGTCACGTCGGTTCCCCGCGACGAAGCGACGGACCTCGGCCGCGTCAGGGACGTCCGGTTTTCGAACGTCGACGCGCGTTGTGAGAGCGGTGCGCTGGTGTACGGGCACGAGGACGCCGCGGTCGAGAACGTGCGGTTCGACGGCGTTCGACTCGACGTCCGCGACCCCTCGGCAGCCGATGCGGTCGGCGGGAATATCGACCTCCAGCCCACGAGCGTTCGACCCCCGATCGCGGCTCACGACGTGCCGGCGATCCACTGCGAGAACATCGCCGGGCTCGACCTCGCAGACGTTGCAGTCGAGTGGGGCCACGACCTCCCGTCGTATCACACGCACGGCGTCGGCTGCGTCGGCGTCGAGGACGTGACGATAGACGGCTTCGACGGCGGTCCCGCTCATCCCGACACCGGGGACGTCGCGCTGTCCTTACGGGACTGTTCGACCGTCACCGTCCGGAATTCGCGGGCGCGTCCGGCGACCGGGACGTTCCTCGAAGCGGCCGATACCGACGACGAGCGCCTGTTCGCCGGCAACGACCTCGCGGACGCAGAGCGGATGATCGCGGGGGAGACCGATTTCACCGTCGTCGGCAACGCAACGCCGCGATGAGTCGGCGGAGAAATCTGACGACGGAACGGCGGTAGCCCGTCGACCGTCTCAGAGGATTCGCACGTCGTCGAGCGCGCCGGTACTCCGGACGCCGATGCCGCCGTCCTCGAACGTCTCGTCGGTCGCCGCCACGGACGCCACCGCGTTCCCGTCGGGGTCGCGGAGTTCGACGTCGATATCGCCGAGCGACGCCCAGTCGACGACGAAGTCGTAGAGGACGCCGGTCTCGACCGAGAGGCTCGATTTGGCCAGTTCGGTGTACTCGCCGCCGACGCGCTTGTAGAGCTGGAGCCTGTCGCTCGATCCCTCGGGGTAGACCCGGGCGAAGTAGAAGTTCTGTGCATCCTGCACGCCGAAGGCGACGCCGAGATTGTCGTTCATCGCCGTCCGCGCGGCCGCCGCAGCGAACGTATCGCCTGCCTGCGGATACCGCGGGAGGCCGCTCGTCGAGGTGACGATGGCCGTGCCGCCGGACGTGTTCTTCAGGCTCCTCTCCCCGTCGCCCACCGGCGGTTCGCCGTTGACGACGTAGGCGTCGGTCGCGCCGTCGTACTCGGCGAGGTCACCGTCCTCGAAGCTATCGACGACGCCCGAGCGGTCGCCCCCGCCCGCTTCCACCTGTTCGGTGACGAGGTTCCCCTCATTGTCCACACGGACCCGGTACTGGTCCGATCCGTCCGGCGTCGTGAGCACCGCGCCGTTGCCGTCGCCCGGTACTCGGACGTCGTCGTCTTCGACCACGAACGACGCTTCGTCGCCGCCGCCGGCGTGGAAGGCGTGAGAGTCGTAGGTCCGGTGGCGCTCGGTCCCGTCGTCGAACCAGCGCGTCGACCCCGCCGCGTCGTCGGCGACGACGGGTCGCGGGCGCACGTTCTGCTGGTCGAAGTGCCGGACGTACTCCAGGTCGGTGCCGACCTCGGCGTTGTAGCAGTCGACGTTCTGGATGTAGACCCCGTCGTGGCGGTTCCCCTCGCCGTCGGTCACATCGGCGACGTCGACGCCGCTGTGGTAGCCCATCGCGTTGTGACGCTCGCGGACGTTCTGGATGGATATCTTCCGCACCGCTGTCTCCGAGTTCTCCAGTTTGACGATGCTCTCGCTCACCGACTGGAGCGGATGGCCGCCGCACTGGATGGAGTCGAGGTTGATCGTCGCGCCGCCGTCGATGCGGATGCTGTGCTCGCCGCCGCCGCCGCGCCAGTTGTAGATGTCGAGGTCGAAGGCAGGACCGTACGGGATGTCGTCGCTGCCGGGTTTCGCGAGGAACCCGTCTCGACAACCGGTCACTTCCGTATCGAGGACGGTGAGTTCGCTGGAGCCGTGGTAGTCGGCGAGCCGGATGCCCGCGGGCACCGTGTTCCGTCCTTCGAGGTTCTGGAGGTACATCCGGGAGATGTGCATGTGCCCGACGCCCTGAATGTCGACGAAGGAGCGTTCGAGGTTCTCCTTCGCGTAGAACATCCCGCCGTTGAGCGTGATGTTCTCCGTCTTCTCGTCCGGGCCGACGACGAAGAAGCTCTCGATGGTGTCGGTCGCGTAGATGAGCGTCCAGCCCATGTCGAAGACGAGCTTGCCCGTATTGTTCGCGATGACCATCGGCGACTCGACGCGCCACGCGGGCAGCCCGTCGGCCGCGGCGGGGTCGTCGGGGTCCGGCGCGGGGATGACGATGCGGTGCCCCGGCTGTTGGTTCGGGATGTCGTCGCCGCCGGGGAGCGCTTCGAGGACGTTCTCGACCTTCTGGTCGAGCGTCTCGCCCGGGTACTCCGTGACGACGTGGATAGACCCGGGGGTACAGCTGTCGGCGTTGAGCGTCCCGTCCGTCACCGAGAGGTTCGCGCCGGCGAGCTCCGAAACCGGCGCGTCGCCCGCCGACATCGAGAGCGACCCGAGACCTGACAGGGCGTGTCCGTTCGCATCGACGTCGCCGTCCCAGTCGTACCAGGGCTGATTACCGCCGTTACCGTTGTCCTGACGAGCGCTGGCGGTTCCCGTTATGAGGCCGCCGAGCCCGGTCCCCAGTAACCCGAGCGTTCCACGCCGCGAGATCGCGCTCTCCTCTGTCGATTCGTCGCTATTGGTATCTGTCTCGTCGTAGCTCATAGTGTGCGCTGCGTTGCCACAGCGCATTTGATGTGTGATGCTCATCATTTATAATTTCTGTACGCGGACCGGATCAGTCTGGCCGGCGTCGAATGTGACTCTCCGAGCCCGGCCCAACGATAGTTTTATATAGTTCGACTCTGGTATTGTGGACTATGGAACGTGATAGTCGCGGCTCCAGTACGGCTAGTCGAAGAAGCGCGCTCTCCCGGCGGCAGTTCGTCGCGACGGTGGGCGCATCGGGACTCACGGTCGGACTGGCAGGCTGTTCGAATACCGGTAGTGGTGGCGATGGCGGCGACGGCGGCGGTGACGGTAACAGCGGCGGCGGAACGTCCACGGAAGACCTCGAGTACAAC
Coding sequences:
- a CDS encoding IclR family transcriptional regulator, which encodes MADRQNSNAVKTARTTFEILEELKERNEATVTELTDAFDLSKSSLHNYLTTLEADGYVVKNGNTYEVGLRLLDLGGHARHRQRLYDIAREEVTELAEETGELANLLVEQHGRGVYLHRAHGVDAVKTDSYIGQRVYLHNTGLGNAILAHLPRERIEEILDRHGMPATTENTITDREELFSHLERVREEGVAFDDEARVKGLRCVAVPIVNNNDTVEGAISVSGPTSRFQDERFREELPAKLKSVANVIELNITYT
- a CDS encoding L-rhamnose mutarotase is translated as MERIAFHLRIEEGKREAYRAEHQDVPEALESAYLDSDAGLETYSVFENDGHVFGYMEVEDPEAIRAVMEESDAQADWAEVMEPIVADEGSQWMDEVYRMI
- the rhcC gene encoding L-rhamnono-1,4-lactonase, translated to MLDTHTHAWGAASDDHPWVNGPLLDLVDEFDVHTVYTADRLLADMDRNGVDEAVVVGYPICDWTDNWYTRRVAAEYDRLHGIVMLDPFADDAVDHLRECMATDGVLGFRLGAACPYDRMWETFDPDVTWLRDAVEETEFWEAAVETDAAVQILCDHGQLDQALDLVETYPDLTYLFDHFAHAGPETPTDERTFAQFADLASYENVAVKVSEIPHMSETSFPYADMHDHVRWFLDTFGRERVIWGSDYPNVSDVASYPEAYNWLRQVDSLSEKDRAWITERAFREHVGLS
- a CDS encoding SDR family NAD(P)-dependent oxidoreductase, with amino-acid sequence MQSDVAEHSDSRLAGRHIVVTGAAQGIGRGIAQRCARAGANVSIFDTRPETATETATLVEKAGGKAAVIDVDVSEEASVAAGVETAVSELGAIHGLVNNAGIQRSVSLLETSAEEWDRHFAVNARGTFLVAKHVAEQMIADGVEGSIVNVSSVGAERPFRGQGAYGASKAAVLTLTTVLAKELSDHGITANAIKPGTVETPMVEEWLEEKADQSGQTPEEVMRDSLSTHILDRPAQPEEIGHVAVLLLSDEGEWITGESIAVDGGYLKG
- a CDS encoding glycoside hydrolase family 28 protein; this encodes MCYQITDYGDIDGEDATCAFRAAVDACADDGGGTVRVPPGEYETGSVSLADDVTVSIAPGATVRASSDEADYQCPDEYVGPDGERPLFLARDCANVSITGGGTVDGRGTDITKMDESIRQHSGQSSASPLVSDGEHRARQGEAFLDPADGTEEWPVAKPAFRPGPVLCFDGCRDVAVSDVTLRDMPAWTLTLRNCESVTVAGVTVDNHMRIPNCDGISVEGSRDVRVSDCSIRACDDAITLKAKDAGQPCEAVTVTNCTLASRACAVKIGSETSGSIRDCTVANCLVRDSNRGLGIQHRDGGDVERIRFADVTVETRLFEGPWWGKAEPIYVTSVPRDEATDLGRVRDVRFSNVDARCESGALVYGHEDAAVENVRFDGVRLDVRDPSAADAVGGNIDLQPTSVRPPIAAHDVPAIHCENIAGLDLADVAVEWGHDLPSYHTHGVGCVGVEDVTIDGFDGGPAHPDTGDVALSLRDCSTVTVRNSRARPATGTFLEAADTDDERLFAGNDLADAERMIAGETDFTVVGNATPR